CCGCCTGCGCGAAGAGATCCTCCTGCGTGTAGTCGGCGAGCCCGCTGACACCCACCCCGAGCAGCCGCACACCGCCCGTGGTGTCGACCGAGTCCAGCAACCGGGCCGCCGCCTCGCGGATCACCCCGGGATCGTCCGTGGGCCCGCGCAGCGTCTCGGACCGGGTGAGCGTCGAGAAGTCGTACCGCCGCACCTTCAGCACGATGGTCCGCCCGGACAGCCCGGACCCGCGCAGCCGCCGCACGCACCGGTCGGCGAGCCGCTGCACCTCGAGACCGACCCGCACCCGGTCGTGGATATCCACGTCGTAGGTGTCCTCGACCGACACCGACTTCGCCTCCCGCTCCGCCACCACGGGCCGGTCGTCCCGCGCGAGCGCCATGGCGTAGAGGCCGTGCCCGTGGGACTTTCCCAGCAGCCGGACCATCTCGTCCTCGCCCGCCTCGACGATCTCCTCGATCGTGGTGATCCCGGCCCGCCGCAGGTGGTCGCCCGTCGCCGGCCCGACCCCCGGCAGTGTCCGCACCGACATCGGCCCGAGCATCGCCCGCTCGGTCCCCGGCTCGATCACCACCAGCCCGTCGGGCTTGGCCTGCTCCGAGGCGATCTTCGCGAGCATCTTGGAGGCGGCGAGCCCGACCGACCCCGTGAGTCCGGTGACGGCCCGTATGTCCGCGCGCAGCCGCGCCCCGACCAGCCGCGCCGACTGCTCATCCCAGGCCGCTCCCCCGGCCTCCAGGTCCACGAACGCCTCGTCCAGGCTCAGCGGCTCCACCAGCGGCGACAGCGCCCGCAGCAGCTCCATCACCCGCTCGCTGATCGCCTTGTAGAACCCGAAGCGCGGCACGAGATACGCGGCGTTGGGCGCAAGTCGCCGGGCCTGTCCCATAGGCATCGCCGAATGCACGCCGAAGACCCTGGCCTCGTACGACGCCGTGGCCACCACGCCCCGCGGCCCCAGCCCGCCCACGACGACGGCTTTCCCGCGCAGACTCGGCTTGGACGCCTGCTCCACCGAGGCGAAGAAGGCATCCATGTCGAGATGCAGGATCGTAGGCGCGGTTCTCACATCTCCGATGCTGCCCTACGCCACTGACAACGCATGGACAGCCGCCCGACACCCCACGGGAGAAACCGCTTGCAGCCCGGCGCGGACACATCTCGCCTGTCATGGCCACAGGGGGCAGGGCACGGCCGGACGGCTCAGACGGCCCTGTTCCGCCGTCGCGCCAGCTCGTCCGCCGGGTTGGGCCCGATCAGCGTCTCGCCGGTATCGATGCGCTCCCCGTGCAGCTGGGACAGCGCGCTTTCGACGTCCCGCCACACCACGCCCACGGCGATCCCGAAGACCCCCTGGCCCCCTTGGAGCAGGGCGTGGACCTCGTCCGGCGAGGTGCACTCGTAGACCGTCGCACCGTCGCTCATCAGCGTCATCCGCTCCAGGTCGCGGAAACCGCGTTCCCTGAGGTGCTGGACGGCCGTGCGGATGTTCTGGAGCGACACCCCGGTGTCGAGGAACCGCTTGACGATCTTCAGAACGACGACGTCCCGGAAGCTGTACAGCCGCTGCGTCCCCGACCCGTGGGCGGGGCGCACGCTCGGCTCGACGAGGCCGGTGCGGGCCCAGTAGTCCAACTGCCGGTAGGTGATACCGGCGGCCGCACAGGCCGTGGGGCCGCGATAGCCGATCTGCTCGGACGCCATGGACGTCGTCCCTCCGCTGCTCGGCACGGCCGTCGGTCGCTGCGGAGCATGATCAGCCGCGCCGCCGGGCTGGGGACACGCCCCGCTCGCGCGGAGCCGTGAGCCCGGGGGAGGGTACGGACCGCTCGCCCTGAGACTGCGCTCGGGGCCGCCCCCAGCCGTACCGTCGCCGCTGCTTCTCACGCCGACCTCCGTCCTTGACCTGCCTTCTCGACGGTAGGCAGTCACCAGGGGTGCGTCAACGATCGCCACACTCGCCACGCCGAGTGATAATCACCCTAAGAGTGGTTTCCCGTGCCCCACCGCGGGGAAAGGCTAGCCGAATGCCCCGAGACGGGCCGCGTGACGCTCTTCCTCGCCTCCGGCACATGCGGGCATTTCACCCCTCACACATGCGGCGGGCGACCCTGCCGCGGACCACTTCGTCCGCCGGGCCGCCCACAGGCCTCACCGACCGCTGATGCCCCGCCGTCCGGCTCTCACCGAAAGCCGGGACTCACTGGCTGCTGCTGCCGAAATCCTCCGGGGAGATCTGGTCGAGGAACTCGCGGAACTTCTCCACCTCGTCCTCCTGCTCGTCCGGGATCGCGATACCAGCGTCGTCGAGCACCGTGTCACTACCGTAGATCGGCGTGCCGGTGCGCAGGGCCAGCGCTATGGCGTCGGACGGGCGGGCGCTCACCTCGACGCCGCTGGCGAAGACCAGTTCCGCGTAGAAGACGCCCTCACGCAGGTCCGTGATGCGCACTTCCGTGAGCTCCTGACCGACGGCTTCCAGCACATCCTTGAACAGGTCGTGGGTCAGCGGCCGCGCAGGAGCCATGCCCTGCTGGGCGAAGGCGATCGCCGTCGCCTCCCCCGGTCCGATCCAGATGGGGAGGTAACGGTCGCCTCCCACTTCACGCAGCAGCACGATCGGTTGGTTGGAGGGCATTTCCACCCGGACACCTACGACATCGAGCTCGTTCACACAGCAACCCTAGGCCGTGCTCGGGATGTTTGGGTAGTCGGGCCGGGATCGGGCGCCTGATCCGGCCCCCGCGACCGGCTCCGGCTCAGGGCAACCGCACGCCGAGCGCCGTCTGCACCAGCGCGGCGTGCAGCTTCACGGTGAGCCCCGCCAGCTCCTTGGTACGAGCCTCCGCATGAGCCCTGGTCTGCGGGTTCCGGTGTCGCTTCAGCGGGGCCACCACCTGGTCCACGAGCCCGGCCTCGCGGTCGGCGGCGGCCTTCATCACCCTCAGGTGCCGCGGCTCGATCCCGAACCGCCCCAGCGCGGCGATGAGCGAGGCCACCGTGACCGCCTCCGCGTCGTACACCCCGTCCTCCAGTGGGGTGACGAGCCCGTACGACTCCCACTCCCGGAGCTCCTCCGCGCCGACACCGGCGGCGGCGAGCAGCTCGTCGCGCCCGATCCTGGCCGCCGTGGGCGTCTCGGGGGATTCGGGCACGGTGTCGCCGTCACGCTGACGGCCCAGCGCCGGCAGCTGGACGGCCTCGCCGCGCTCCATGGCCTCCAGGTGCTCGCGGATCACCTTCAGGGGCAGATAGTGGTCCCGCTGCATCCTCAGGACGTGACCGAGACGCTCGACGTCGTGCGCACTGAACTTGCGATACCCCGACGGGGTCCGCTGCGGCTCGATGAGCCCCTCCGCCTCCAGGAAACGGATCTTGGAGATGGTGACTTCGGGAAACTCGTCGCGCAGCACGTTCAGCACCGTGCCGATGCTCATCAGCCTGTCCGTGGCGGCGGCGCCGCGCCCGGCACCGCCGCTCGGTGTTTGAAGCATGGACCTTCCCTGACGGACGGACCTTCGCGGGGTTCCCCGGACGGGATCCGGTCAGTAGCCCCGCTGGCTGGCGTAGAAGACCAGCCGGTACTTGCCGATCTGCACCTCGTCACCATTGTTCAGGGCGACCTGGTCGATCCGCTCGCGGTTGACGTACGTGCCGTTCAGGCTGCCCACGTCGGCCACCGTGAACGAGCCGTCCTGACCCCGGCGGAACTCCACATGGCGCCGGGAGACCGTCACGTCGTCCAGGAAGATGTCGCTCTGCGGATGACGCCCGGCCGTGGTCAGATCGCCGTCCAGCAGGAAGCGGCTGCCCGAGTTCGGCCCGCGGCGCACGACCAGGAGCGCGGAGCCCAGCGGCAGCGCGTCGACTGCAGCCTGCGCCTCGGGGGACAGCGTCGGCATCGGCGTCTGGCCGGTGGTCTCGCTGTCGTAGGCCTCAAGACCGGAGATGGAGATCGTGGAGGTCGTCTCGGACGGACGCTCCGCCGCCGCCCCGGCCCGCAGCGGCGCGCCGCAGTTGGAGCAGAAGCGGCTGTTCTCCGCGTTGCGGTTACCGCACCTCGTACACACCAGGGCCGACATCGGATCCTCCTGCCGCGGCTGCCCACCGGGGGCATGGGACGCATACGGGTCGGAAAACCCTCCACCCGCACCTGAGGTTGACGGTTGCCCGAAACCTATGCCGCCGGGCTGCGCAGGGTCAACCGACGGCGCGCCCTGACCTCCGGAAACGTCACCGCCCGGACCACCGACCTGGTCCCGGAACAGCGGCCGCTGGCCCTCCGCGTCAGGCTGTGCGCGATGGCGAGCGGTCGCGTTGTCGCTACCCTCTCGCGCGCTCTTGCCGAACAACTTCGCAAACAACTTCACGGGCGATTCCCCTTGACCGAAACAGACCCGCCCGTGGGGCAGGACGAACCCTGACTGAACACTCTGGCCGACCCGGACATCCTGACAACGTCCGTCTGCACCAGACAGTTTCCACCACGCACCACCCATTCGGTGCGCCGACCCCCCGCAACCTCATGCCCTCGCCGAACGTCGCCCATGCACCCCCGGTTCACTGGGAGGACGACCGAGCGTAGTCAGGCCGCTTCACCGCCCGCAAGGCGTCCACGACGATCTTGGTCGACCGCTCGATGGTGACCGTGGCCTGTTCCTTCTCGAGAGTCTGCACCACGCCTCCGGGGATGTTGAGCGCCGGCTCGAGGTCCTGCGGCTTGCCGATGACCTTGAAACGATAGGGCGCGTTGATCTTGTTCCCGTCGACGCCCACACCCTTGCCGGAGTCCGTCAGATAGGTGCCCGCGACGACCCGTACGCCGTTCACCTGAATCGCCTCGGCACCCGCCGCGCGCAGCTCCTGGATCGCGTCGAGCAGCATGTCCGCCTCGACCGTCCCCTTCGTGTCCTCGATGGTCATGGTGATGCCGGGCCCCTGCGCGGCCACGGTGCCCGCCAGGATGCCGAGTTGCCTCTCCTTCTCGATGGTCTGCTTCCGGGCCTCCTCGGCCTGGTCCGAGCTGTTCTCCAGCTCGTCGCGCTGCCTCTCGAGGCCCTGCTTCTCGTCCTCAAGACGCTGCGTACGGTCATCCAGTTCATCGAGGATGCGGACAAGATCTTCCTGACGCGCCCCGCGTAGCGCGCTGTCACCGTCGCTGTTCGAGGCCACCTGCACGGCCAGCCCGAACCCGAGGCCGAACAGCAGTACCGCGACGATGAGTTGGGCCCGTGAGACCCGCGGCGGCCACAGCCCCTTCACCAGCCGCTGCCGACCGGTCAGCCGCGGCTCGGCATCGGGCTCGGGGGCTGCCTCCGGTTCGGGTTCGGGTTCCGGCTCCGGGGTGTCCTGGGCGGCGGGCACCGGCACGGACACCTCTTGGGGCAGTTCCTCGCGCAGCCTGTTCCCGGACGAGCCGCTCCCGTCGCTCCGGTCCGCGGGCGGGTCGCTCTTCTCCTCGGGGCGCTTGTCGTCCTGCTCGCTCATCGGCCTCACGCCCGGAACACGTGCCGGCGGATCGCCGCAGCGTTGGAGAAGATCCGGATACCGAGGACGACCACCACACCGGTGGACAGCTGGGCACCCACGCCCAGCTTGTCCCCCAGGAACACGATCAACGCGGCCACCACCACGTTCGACAGGAACGACACCACGAAGACCTTGTCGTCGAAGATGCCGTCGAGCATGGCCCGCAGGCCGCCGAAGACGGCGTCGAGCGCCGCCACGACAGCGATCGGCAGATAAGGCTCGACCACCGCCGGAACCTCAGGCCGGACCAACAGGCCGGCCACGACTCCCACGACGAGGCCCAGTACGGCGATCACGATGTGCCCTTCTCGCTCTTCTCAGTGCTCGGCTGTGCTGTACGTACGATCACACTCGGGGCGGCAGGCAGCCGAAGGTCCTCCTCCACGGAGATGCCTGTCCTGATGCCGTAGCTCTCCTGCAGCGCGTGCAGATACAGCCCGTCCGCGCTGTTCTGGAACCGAGTGCTCAGCCGCTGCCCGTCCCCCACCGCGAGCACCGTGTACGGCGGCACCAGCGGCTTGTTGTCGACCAGTATCGCGTCCCCCGCGGCCCTGATCGCGGACAGCGCGGTCAGCCGCTGCCCGTTGATCGAGACCGCCTCGGCGCCCGACTCCCACAGCCCGTTGACCACGCGCTGCATGTCCCGGTCGCGCACCCGGCCGATGTCGGAGAACCCGGTGGTCTCTCGCGGGTTATCGTCACCGCCCGTGCCGGTGTCCTTGGCGTCGTTCACCACGAGCTTCACGCCCGGGCCGTGCACCGCCGTGGCACCCGACAGAATGCCCACGATCTCGGACTCGGCGCTGCCACCGCTGTGCTTCAGCGCCTCCCGCTGTCGCGCGCTCACGTCCCCGCGCAGCCGGTCGACGGCATCCTCCAGCTTGTCCGCCGCCTCGGTCTCCCGGTCGATCCTGTCGACCAGTTCCTCGCGCTCCTTGGCCACGACCGGAGCGGCGACCCGCGCCTGCGCCGCCCCCACGGTCACGACGAGGGCCGCGAGCACCAGGCCGGCGGCAAGCCCCAGCTTCGCCCTGAGCGTCTTCGGCATGCCGGCGTCACCCGCGGCCTTCTTCCGCGCGGCGGCCTCGGCGTATCCGTCGTCGAGGCTGTGGTCCATGACGTTGGTGATCAACGACATGGACGCGTCCGGGCGCCTGGGCCGCGTCGGTGTGCTCCGAATGGGGGGTTGCTGCGGCATGCCGCACATCGTCGCACGTCGGGGCCACTACCTCCGAACGGCCCCACCGGCGTGCCGGACAGGCCCCCTGGGGGACGCTTGTCCGGCACGCACGCGTGCAGCCGTTCTACCGGCCGGCGCTGTCCACGACCGCCGACCACTCATCCAGCAGAGCCTGCGCGGAGGCGTCGTCCGGCCCTTCCGCCCATAGGTGGGTGACGGCCTCGGCCGGGTCGGGCAGCACCATCACCCAACGGCCGTCCGTCTCCACCACGCGCACGCCGTCCGTGGTGTCGACGAACCGGTCTCCGGCAGCCTCGACGACCCGCCGCATCACGAGCCCCTTGACGGCCCACGGAGTCGCCAGATCCCGCTTCAGGACGTGCGCCCGCGGGATCCGCGCGTCGATCTGGCTGAGCGTGAGCTGCGTCCGCGCCACGAGCCCGATGAGTCGTACGAACGCCGCGGTGGCGTCGTACACGCTGCTGAACTCGGGGACGATGAAGCCGCCCTTGCCGTCGCCGCCGAAGATCGTCCCTTCCTCACCGCCCACGCGCGTGAGGTCGTCGGGAGACGTGGTCGTCCACTCGACCTGAGTCCCGTGGTACGCCGCCACCTGCTCGGCGATCCGGGTCGTGGTCACCGGCAGCGCGACCCGGCCGCTGCGCCGCTCGGCCGCGATGAGGTCGAGCATCACGAGCAGCGCCCGGTCGTCCTCGATGATGCGCCCCTTCTCGTCGACGAGGGACAGCCGCTCACCGACGGGATCGAACCGCACCCCGAACGCGGCCCCCGAGGACGCCACGATCTCCCCGAGACGCACCATCCCCGACCGCCGCATGTCGGCCGTCTCCGTCGGCCTGGACTCGTCGAGACCGGGATTGATCGTCAGCGAGTCGACACCGAGCTTCCCCAGCAGACTCGGCAGCACGAGTCCCGCACTTCCGTTGGACGCGTCCACGACCACCTTCAGACCGGACTCCGCGATCCCGGTCGTGTCGACGTTCCGCAGCAGCGACCCGGTGTACGAGTCGAAGACACTCGCCGGGAAGTGCAGGTCACCGATCTCCCCGGGGAAGGCTCGCCGGTACTCCTGCCTCGCGAACACCCGGTCCAGCTTCCGCTGGCTGCCCTGCGACAGGTCCGCGCCCTGCCCGTCGAAGAACATGATGTCGACGGAGTCCGGCACCCCGGGCGTCGTACGGATCATGATCCCGCCCGCGCTGCCTCGCGCTGTCTGCTGCCGGGCCACCGGCAGCGGCACGTTCTCCAGGTCCCGTACGTCGATGGCGCTGGCCTGCAAGGCGGAGATCACCGCCCGCTTCAAGGCTCGGGCACCACGCGAGTGGTCGCGGGCCGTAGTGACGGTCGAGCCCTTCTTCAGGGTCGTCGCATAGGCACCGGCAAGCCGTACCGCCAGCTCCGGTGTGATCTCCACGTTCAGGATTCCGGACACCCCACGGGCCCCGAAGAGATGCGCCTGCCCCCTGGATTCCCAGATGACCGAGGTATTGACGAAGGCACCGGCTTCGATGGTCTTGAACGGATAGACCCGCACATTGCCCTGAACGATCGATTCTTCACCGATCAGGCACTCATCACCGATGACCGCCCCGTCCTCGATCCGCGCCGCGCGCATGATGTCGGTGTTCTTTCCGACCACGCAACCGCGCAGATTGCTGTGCGGCCCCACGTAGACGTTGTCGTGAACGACGGCCTTGTGCAGAAAAGCGCCGCTCTTGACGACCACGTTGGAGCCCACGACGGTGTGCTCACGGATTTCGGCGCCGACCTCGACCTTTGCGTAGTCCCCGATGTAAAGCGGCCCACGGAGCACGGCGTCAGGATGGACCTCGGCCCCCTCGGCGACCCACACCCCGGGGGAGATCTCGAACCCGTCGATGTCGACGTCGACCTTGCCCTCCAGGACATCGGCCTGCGCCTTCACATAGCTCTCGTGGGTGCCGACGTCCTCCCAGTACCCCTCGGCGATGTAGCCGTAGACCGGTTTGCCTTCCTTCATCAACTGCGGGAAGACATCGCCGGACCAGTCGACGGGCACATCGGGTTCGACATAGTCGAAGACCTCGGGCTCCATCACATAGATGCCGGTGTTCACGGTGTCGGAGAAGACCTGGCCCCAGGTCGGCTTCTCGAGGAAGCGCTCAACCTTGCCTTCCTCGTCGACAATGGTGATGCCGAATTCCAACGGATTGGGCACACGCGTCAGACAGACCGTGACCAGGGCGCCCTTTTCCTTGTGGAAATTGATGAGCTCGGTGAGATCGAAATCCGTCAGTGCATCGCCGGAGATGACGAGGAAGGCATCGTCCTTCAACGCCTCTTCGGCATTCTTGACGCTTCCAGCGGTACCGAGTGGCTTCTCCTCATTGGCATAGGTGAGCTCCATACCGAGCTCTTCGCCGTCACCGAAGTAGTTCTTGACGAGCGAGGCCAGGAACTGGACAGTTACGACTGTTTCGTTGAGCCCATGCCTTTTCAGCAACCGCAGCACATGCTCCATGATCGGGCGGTTCGCCACGGGCAGGAGCGGCTTGGGCATGCTTGAGGTCATGGGGCGAAGGCGCGTGCCTTCGCCTCCGGCCATCACGACGGCCTTCATGTCGGAAGCGTCCTCCTCTAAAGACGACGGTCTAGCCGACTTCCCCCGCCAGGATTGTCCCGCACTTTTCCACGTCGGGCCATCGGGCCGCGTCAGTGGGGCCAATCCGCGAGTTCAATCGGCCATGGCGTCCGCACGGACGAGGCGGCGGACCTGTACTACGTAGAGGACTCCTGCCCACCAATACAGCGTTGTACCCCATCCGGCGAACGCCCATCCGAAAATGGCAGCCAGTGACGAGATCCAACCGCTTCCATCACTGAGCAGGAGCAGCGGGAAGGCATACATCAAGTTGAAGGTGGCGGCCTTGCCCAGGAAGTTCACCTGGGGCGGCGGATAGCCGTGCCGGCGGAGGATGCCCACCATCACCAGCAGAACCAGCTCCCGCGCCAGAAGTGCAGCAGTCAACCAGAGAGGCAGAATCTCGCGCCAAGTGAGGCCGACGAGAGTCGACAGAATGTAGAGCCGGTCGGCCGCGGGATCCAGGAGCCGGCCGAGGCTGCTGATCTGGTTCCAGCGCCGTGCGAGCTTGCCGTCCAGGTAGTCGCTGACGCCGCTCAGGGCCAGTACCAGAAGGGCCCAGCCGTCACTCTGGGGCCCACCGAACTCAGGCCGCAGAATCAGCCACAGGAAGAGCGGCACGCCGACGAGGCGCGCCATGCTGAGGATGTTCGGGATGGTGAGGACACGGTCCGTCTGGACGCGAGTCTCCTGAACCTCCACCCGGGGGCCTCCTGTGGGAAACGATCCAACGATGCTCCCTGACCTTACCTCAACGCAAAAAAGCTCTGGCTCTCGGGCTGTATGCCCAAGAGCCAGAGCTCAAAAGGAGTTCGGCGGCGTCCTACTCTCCCACAGGGTCCCCCCTGCAGTACCATCGGCGCTGTAAGGCTTAGCTTCCGGGTTCGGAATGTAACCGGGCGTTTCCCCTACGCTATAACCACCGAAACACTATGAAACTGTCAGCCGCACCACGTGTGGCACGTGGGGCTGTTCGTGGTTTCAGAACCAACACAGTGGACGCGAGCAACTGAGGACAAGCCCTCGGCCTATTAGTACCGGTCAACTCCACACGTTACCGTGCTTCCATATCCGGCCTATCAACCCAGTCGTCTACTGGGAGCCTTACCCTCTCTAGGAGGTGGGAGTCCTCATCTCGAAGCAGGCTTCCCGCTTAGATGCTTTCAGCGGTTATCCCTCCCGAACGTAGCCAACCAGCCATGCCCTTGGCAGAACAACTGGCACACCAGAGGTTCGTCCGTCCCGGTCCTCTCGTACTAGGGACAGCCCTTCTCAAGACTCCTACGCGCGCAGCGGATAGGGACCGAACTGTCTCACGACGTTCTAAACCCAGCTCGCGTGCCGCTTTAATGGGCGAACAGCCCAACCCTTGGGACCGACTCCAGCCCCAGGATGCGACGAGCCGACATCGAGGTGCCAAACCATCCCGTCGATATGGACTCTTGGGGAAGATCAGCCTGTTATCCCCGGGGTACCTTTTATCCGTTGAGCGACGGCGCTTCCACAAGCCACCGCCGGATCACTAGTCCCGACTTTCGTCCCTGCTCGACCCGTCGGTCTCACAGTCAAGCTCCCTTGTGCACTTACACTCAACACCTGATTGCCAACCAGGCTGAGGGAACCTTTGGGCGCCTCCGTTACTCTTTAGGAGGCAACCGCCCCAGTTAAACTACCCATCAGACACTGTCCCTGATCCGGATCACGGACCCAGGTTAGACATCCAGCACGACCAGACTGGTATTTCAACGACGACTCCCCCTGAACTGGCGTCCAGAGTTCACAGTCTCCCAGCTATCCTACACAAGCCGAACCGAACACCAATATCAAACTGTAGTAAAGGTCCCGGGGTCTTTCCGTCCTGCTGCGCGAAACGAGCATCTTTACTCGTAGTGCAATTTCACCGGGCCTATGGTTGAGACAGTCGAGAAGTCGTTACGCCATTCGTGCAGGTCGGAACTTACCCGACAAGGAATTTCGCTACCTTAGGATGGTTATAGTTACCACCGCCGTTTACTGGCGCTTAAGTTCTCAGCTTCGCCACCCCGAAGAGTGACTAACCGGTCCCCTTAACGTTCCAGCACCGGGCAGGCGTCAGTCCGTATACATCGCCTTACGGCTTCGCACGGACCTGTGTTTTTAGTAAACAGTCGCTTCTCGCTGGTCTCTGCGGCCACCCCCAGCTCGAGGAGCAAGTCCTCTCACCAAGCGTGGCCCCCCTTCTCCCGAAGTTACGGGGGCATTTTGCCGAGTTCCTTAACCATAGTTCACCCGAACGCCTCGGTATTCTCTACCTGACCACCTGAGTCGGTTTAGGGTACGGGCCGCCATGAAACTCGCTAGAGGCTTTTCTCGACAGCATAGGATCATCCACTTCACCACAATCGGCTCGGCATCAGGTCTCAGCCACATGTACGACGGATTTACCTATCGCACGGCCTACACCCTTACCCCGGGACAACCACCGCCCGGGCTGGACTACCTTCCTGCGTCACCCCATCACTCACCTACTACCACCTTGGTTCGGCGGCTCCACCACTCCCCTTTGCCCGAAGGCTCCAGGACGGCTTCACGGCCTTAGCATCAGCGGGCTCGATGTTTGACGCTTCACAGCGGGTACCGGAATATCAACCGGTTATCCATCGACTACGCCTGTCGGCCTCGCCTTAGGTCCCGACTTACCCTGGGCAGATCAGCTTGACCCAGGAACCCTTAGTCAATCGGCGCACACGTTTCTCACGTGTGAATCGCTACTCATGCCTGCATTCTCACTCGTGAACCGTCCACAACTCGCTTACGCGGCTGCTTCACCCGGCACACGACGCTCCCCTACCCATCACAGCCGGCGTTGGCCGTATTGCTGCAATGACACGACTTCGGCGGTACGCTTGAGCCCCGCTACATTGTCGGCGCGGAATCACTAGACCAGTGAGCTATTACGCACTCTTTCAAGGGTGGCTGCTTCTAAGCCAACCTCCTGGTTGTCTCTGCGACTCCACATCCTTTCCCACTTAGCGTACGCTTAGGGGCCTTAGTCGATGCTCTGGGCTGTTTCCCTCTCGACCATGGAGCTTATCCCCCACAGTCTCACTGCCGCGCTCTCACTTACCGGCATTCGGAGTTTGGCTAAGGTCAGTAACCCGGTAGGGCCCATCGCCTATCCAGTGCTCTACCTCCGGCAAGAAACACACGACGCTGCACCTAAATGCATTTCGGGGAGAACCAGCTATCACGGAGTTTGATTGGCCTTTCACCCCTAACCACAGGTCATCCCCCAGGTTTTCAACCCTGGTGGGTTCGGTCCTCCACGAAGTCTTACCTCCGCTTCAACCTGCCCATGGCTAGATCACTCCGCTTCGGGTCTTGAGCGTGCTACTCAAACGCCCTATTCGGACTCGCTTTCGCTACGGCTTCCCCACACGGGTTAACCTCGCAACACACCGCAAACTCGCAGGCTCATTCTTCAAAAGGCACGCAGTCACGAGAATGAAGACAAGTCTTCATTCCGACGCTCCCACGGCTTGTAGGCACACGGTTTCAGGTACTATTTCACTCCGCTCCCGCGGTACTTTTCACCATTCCCTCACGGTACTATCCGCTATCGGTCACCAGGGAATATTTAGGCTTAGCGGGTGGTCCCGCCAGATTCACACGGGATTTCTCGGGCCCCGTGCTACTTGGGTGTCTCTCAAACGAGCCGCTGATGTTTCGACTACGGGGGTCTTACCCTCTACGCCGGACCTTTCGCATGTCCTTCGCCTACATCAACGGTTTCTGACTCGTCTCACGGCCGGCAGACCATGAAAGAGAGATCCCACAACCCCGTATACGCAACCCCTGCCGGGTCTCACACGCATACGGTTTGGCCTCATCCGGTTTCGCTCGCCACTACTCCCGGAATCACGGTTGTTTTCTCTTCCTGCGGGTACTGAGATGTTTCACTTCCCCGCGTTCCCTCCACTTGCCCTATGTGTTCAGGCAAGGGTGACAGCCCATGACGACTGCCGGGTTTCCCCATTCGGAAACCCCCGGATCAAAGCCTGGTTGACGACTCCCCGGGGACTATCGTGGCCTCCCACGTCCTTCATCGGTTCCTGGTGCCAAGGCATCCACCGTGCGCCCTTAAAAACTTGGCCACAGATGCTCGCGTCCACTGT
This region of Streptomyces caelestis genomic DNA includes:
- a CDS encoding mannose-1-phosphate guanyltransferase — translated: MKAVVMAGGEGTRLRPMTSSMPKPLLPVANRPIMEHVLRLLKRHGLNETVVTVQFLASLVKNYFGDGEELGMELTYANEEKPLGTAGSVKNAEEALKDDAFLVISGDALTDFDLTELINFHKEKGALVTVCLTRVPNPLEFGITIVDEEGKVERFLEKPTWGQVFSDTVNTGIYVMEPEVFDYVEPDVPVDWSGDVFPQLMKEGKPVYGYIAEGYWEDVGTHESYVKAQADVLEGKVDVDIDGFEISPGVWVAEGAEVHPDAVLRGPLYIGDYAKVEVGAEIREHTVVGSNVVVKSGAFLHKAVVHDNVYVGPHSNLRGCVVGKNTDIMRAARIEDGAVIGDECLIGEESIVQGNVRVYPFKTIEAGAFVNTSVIWESRGQAHLFGARGVSGILNVEITPELAVRLAGAYATTLKKGSTVTTARDHSRGARALKRAVISALQASAIDVRDLENVPLPVARQQTARGSAGGIMIRTTPGVPDSVDIMFFDGQGADLSQGSQRKLDRVFARQEYRRAFPGEIGDLHFPASVFDSYTGSLLRNVDTTGIAESGLKVVVDASNGSAGLVLPSLLGKLGVDSLTINPGLDESRPTETADMRRSGMVRLGEIVASSGAAFGVRFDPVGERLSLVDEKGRIIEDDRALLVMLDLIAAERRSGRVALPVTTTRIAEQVAAYHGTQVEWTTTSPDDLTRVGGEEGTIFGGDGKGGFIVPEFSSVYDATAAFVRLIGLVARTQLTLSQIDARIPRAHVLKRDLATPWAVKGLVMRRVVEAAGDRFVDTTDGVRVVETDGRWVMVLPDPAEAVTHLWAEGPDDASAQALLDEWSAVVDSAGR
- a CDS encoding CDP-alcohol phosphatidyltransferase family protein — encoded protein: MEVQETRVQTDRVLTIPNILSMARLVGVPLFLWLILRPEFGGPQSDGWALLVLALSGVSDYLDGKLARRWNQISSLGRLLDPAADRLYILSTLVGLTWREILPLWLTAALLARELVLLVMVGILRRHGYPPPQVNFLGKAATFNLMYAFPLLLLSDGSGWISSLAAIFGWAFAGWGTTLYWWAGVLYVVQVRRLVRADAMAD